The Spirosoma oryzicola region ATACTCGTTATTTTAACGATCAGCGGTTTGCGGTTGTGGATTCCCCGGCAATGGAAGTACCTGCAATCGCGGCTTGTTATCAAGCGGAATGCCAGCCTGTCGCGTCAGAATTACGATCTGCACCAGGTGCTGGGTCTGTATTCGTCGCCGATGGTACTGCTGATTGCCTTGACGGGGGTCGTTATTACGTTTCTGACGATTATCGCGCCGGTCATGTTTCTGGTGAGTTTCGAGAAGCCGAAATCACTGGCGCAGATTCTCAATAATAAATCGGTCTACGTAAAAGGGGCTAAACCGATCAGCATTGATTCGGCGGTTGCCATTGCGCAACGGGCCTTCCCACCGAAAAGCGAAATTCGGGGGGTGGTCTTTCCCGATGGGGTAAAAGGAGCCTACGCGGTGTATGGGCAGGGGCCTTACGTAACAAAAACGGGCGACAACAATTTTCTCTACGTTGATCAGTATTCGGGCAAAATTAATTTCAATACCGCTGTCGATCTGCCGAATACGGGCAAAATGTACTTGAACTGGGTGACGCCCATCCATTACGGAACCTTCGGCGGCAGCGTAACCCGCGTGGTTGCCTTCATAGCCTCGCTGATCCCTTCGATACTGTTTATTACGGGGCTTGTTATCTGGTGGCCCCGCTGGAAAGGGAAAGCAAAGAAAAAGTTGCGCAAACGCCGAACGATGTCCCCGGTTTCTGATTTTGAATCACCACCAAACCCAAATCAACGATGACTAGTGAACGTCCCACTGCCCAAGAAGCGGTTCTGCCCTGGTTTACCAGTCAGGTAAAGCTGGGTATTCGGTATGGGCTGTATTTCCTTGCCGTAGGTTTTGGCATGGGTGCTATCTACGGTCTCTTCGGTGGGCTGTTTCTGCAACCTGCTCTGTTTGCGACCAGTCTGATCGGTATTTTTTGCCTGATGAACTTTCCGGCTTCCGTCGTGGCTATACTGGTCAATCTGCTCCTGGCACTGTTTAAGAAGAGTAGCCGCCCGGTTTACCGTTACTTTGGCCTGTCGCTGGGATTTGCCCTTGTATACCTACTTTTTTTCTACGTGCTCCACGTAAGCCATGTATCTGTATTCTGATCGATAAATCAGATAGATGTTATAAAGTTTTGCATTTTACTAATAAAGGTCATTCTGGTGTTAAAGTCAGAATGACCTTTTGTGCGTTATAAACGACCGTTTATCAAAAAAAGCTAAAAATCTGAATTTGACTAAACAAATAAAATCTACCTTTGTTAGATAATTTGCAAGGCGTTAGATAATGAGTGTCACAGATCGCAGAA contains the following coding sequences:
- a CDS encoding PepSY-associated TM helix domain-containing protein is translated as MKAESLRKKKNWASHQKTWYGKWHVWLGLIAGTIILIVSLTGTILVYRDEIDQALNPKLFKAPAQGQKLSFGQITEQLKRDHPDWKPEFLFRAEGDNHENLPYRAHLEGKEPEREIFVNPYTGAVTGSRIHDSAFIDIVLEIHRTLLIPVVGRYVVGISALILVILTISGLRLWIPRQWKYLQSRLVIKRNASLSRQNYDLHQVLGLYSSPMVLLIALTGVVITFLTIIAPVMFLVSFEKPKSLAQILNNKSVYVKGAKPISIDSAVAIAQRAFPPKSEIRGVVFPDGVKGAYAVYGQGPYVTKTGDNNFLYVDQYSGKINFNTAVDLPNTGKMYLNWVTPIHYGTFGGSVTRVVAFIASLIPSILFITGLVIWWPRWKGKAKKKLRKRRTMSPVSDFESPPNPNQR